One genomic segment of Gossypium arboreum isolate Shixiya-1 chromosome 3, ASM2569848v2, whole genome shotgun sequence includes these proteins:
- the LOC128290490 gene encoding uncharacterized protein LOC128290490: protein MGVVKFDDTPSTENPLPNHSDQGVNAVGDTDMRRIKEGVSEVRTLMKMIWEEIVKREMIISKEMNKGVRDYCEFHAKEGHEIQECDEFKTLVQSLMDNKELEFYEASSNEGHICTLEGAPKNQNRPRIIISLPGSNEVETPMEDIASASKEAQGEGSHARSGKRYDAEGIGVEPAKAKALDKGKRTETLVNEPVKEEEARKFLKFLKHSEYSVVEQLHKQPARISVLALLLSSEVHREALMKVLNETYVTNDISVNKLDRLVSNISADNFIYFNDDEIPLGCMGSAKALHITTRCKGYTLPMRAFDGTERKVMGRIDIPLMIGPNTYEVDFLVMDIKPSYNCLLGRPWIHSAGAMPSSLHQKLKLVADGRLVTINAKEDIIATVTSSAPYVEANEEAIECSFRSLEFVNATFISEGNEVSVPKISRTTRTGLQMTIGRGALPRKGLGRYL from the exons ATGGGGGTCGTAAAATTTGACGACACCCCTAGTACAGAGAACCCGTTGCCAAATCATAGTGATCAAGGGGTAAATGCAGTTGGGGATACGGATATGAGAAGGATTAAAGAGGGCGTGTCTGAGGTGAGAACGctgatgaaaatgatttgggaAGAAATAGTGAAAAGAGAGATGATAATCTCTAAAGAGATGAATAAAGGAGTAAGAgactactgtgagttccatgcTAAAGAGGGGCACGAGATCCAGGAATGCGACGAGTTTAAGACCTTGGTACAAAGCCTTATGGACAACAAAGAGCTAGAATTTTATGAAGCTAGCTCAAATGAGGGACATATATGCACATTAGAAGGTGCACCGAAGAATCAAAACCGGCCGAGGATTATTATTTCTTTACCAGGAAGTAATGAAGTTGAAACACCAATG GAGGATATAGCTAGTGCTTCTAAGGAAGCTCAAGGTGAGGGTTCTCACGCACGTAGTGGGAAGCGCTACGATGCAGAAGGCATTGGAGTTGAGCCTGCAAAAGCAAAAGCTTTAGACAAAGGAAAAAGGACCGAGACACTGGTTAATGAGccagtgaaggaagaagaagccagaaaatttttaaaattcttaaaacacAGTGAGTACAGCGTGGTTGAACAATTGCACAAACAACCAGCTCGTATATCAGTGTTGGCTTTGCTTCTAAGTTCAGAGGTACATCGAGAAGCATTAATGAAGGTGCTCAATGAGACTTATGTTACTAATGATATATCCGTCAACAAGTTGGATCGATTGGTTAGTAACAtaagtgctgacaatttcatctatttcaatgatgatgaaatcccactTGGTTGCATGGGATCAGCTAAAGCTTTACACATCACCACTCGTTGTAAGGGGTATACCCTGCCAA tgagagcatttgatggcacggaaagGAAGGTCATGGGAAGAATCGACATTCCTTTGATGATTGGGCCAAACACGTATGAGGTGGACTTTTtagtgatggacatcaagccctctTACAATTGCCTATTGGGGAGGCCTTGGATACATTCAGCAGGAGCGATGCCCTCATCTctacaccaaaaattgaagttagtagcTGATGGACGGTTGGTCACTATAAATGCGAAGGAGGATATTATAGCGACAGTTACCAGTAGTGCACCTTATGTAGAAGCAAATGAGGAGGCAATTGAATGCTCTTTCCGTTCATTAGAATTCGTCAATGCAACATTCATTTCAGAAGGGAATGAGGTGTCGGTGCCCAAGATATCTAGAACTACAAGGACGGGTTTGCAAATGACAATAGGAAGAGGAGCCTTACCAAGAAAAGGATTGGGAAGATATCTTTAA